The following proteins are co-located in the Polystyrenella longa genome:
- a CDS encoding HPr family phosphocarrier protein, producing the protein MLRRQVTVNMVEGLHVRPISMIVEVVNDNGCFVQIRYGNKQVEANSQLNLMLLAAPQGSELELLAEGEGAEQVLDHLENLFLTNFEVEGTTESEQVI; encoded by the coding sequence GTGTTACGTCGTCAAGTCACCGTAAATATGGTGGAAGGGTTGCATGTGCGTCCCATCTCCATGATTGTAGAAGTGGTTAACGACAACGGGTGTTTCGTTCAGATTCGTTATGGCAATAAACAGGTCGAGGCCAACAGTCAGCTCAATCTAATGCTGTTGGCCGCGCCTCAGGGTTCCGAACTGGAACTGCTGGCCGAAGGGGAGGGTGCCGAACAGGTACTTGACCATCTGGAAAATTTGTTTTTGACTAATTTTGAAGTTGAAGGTACTACCGAATCGGAACAGGTCATCTAG